The genomic region TTGCTGGGAAAGGTAGAGGTAATCTGTAAAATTCATCAGACGTTTTCTACTTTGTGTTATGGTATAGCCATGTGCAAGAATATCTCCTTTTCCGGTATTTAGCATATCTATTAGATCATCTTCATTTCTGGCAATAACAATTTCTAGATCCAAACCTAAATGTTCCGCTAAATTATTAAGCAATTCATATTCAAACCCCATAGGTCTTCCTCGGTACAGAAAATAACTGGTACCGCTGTATACGGTGAGTGCTTTTAAAGTGCCACCAGCCGTAATTTCCGATAGATCCCTATCTATGGTCTTATTATTTTGATTTGTTGATTGTTGACTTTTATTGCAAGCCAATAGCATAAATAGTGGTATTACAAGTAGTATTTTTTTAATCATAAAATGTTTGTTTTGGTAATAGTAGTTCAGATCTTCAAGAAATTATGACCCATAAAACCTCTTTCATTCATTTGAAATTTAATGGTCGAAAAAATGTTAGCTCATTATAAGTTCTGTTTTTAGGCCTGAGCCTGGGGAGCCCAATGTGTGCATAACATATTTGGTGCCGCTTTCCCTGGATGTGCACAGCTGGGAGTGTGATATCGAGAACATGTGTTACAACTCATGTCGTCTTTAAGGGAGGGTTTCATTTGAAAGCTATCGCAAGTATGTTCGGCACCAACCTTAATTTTGTGATAAGTACATATATTGGAATTACTTAAATTTTCACAATTAATACAATTATTTGCAAGTCTAATAGCCATAATTTTTGTTTTTTGATTCTTTAAAATATAACCTCAGAAATGTTAAGAAACAATATAAATTATTCGTTTTCACTATTTTATAAAGTGAAGATGCCTCATTGTAACCAAATAGCGCATTATGAAATTGGATATTTCTATTTAAAAAAATAAAAAACCCCCTTTCTTTTTAAGAATAAAGTTAAGATACTGATAAATTCCGCGAGGGCTATATTTTTACTAAAAAAAGCAGTATATTTGCGTGCAACTAAATTAGAAGTTGCAATATGGAAGCTCACAATGCAAAGTTTGTTGGCGAAGGGTTAACTTACGACGATGTACTACTCGTACCGAACTATTCTGAAGTCTTACCGCGTGAGGTAAACATTCAAACAAAATTCACAAGAAACATTACGATTAATGTACCAATTGTCTCAGCGGCAATGGATACTGTAACCGAAAGTAGAATGGCAATTGCCATGGCTAGAGAGGGAGGAATTGGCGTTTTGCATAAAAACATGTCTATTGAGCAACAGGCCTTAAAGGTAAGAAAGGTGAAACGTGCTGAAAGTGGAATGATCATCGATCCGGTTACGCTTCCATTAACGGCCAAAGTAGAGGATGCCAAGAATAGCATGCGCGAGCACAGTATTGGCGGTATTCCAATTGTAGACGAAAATGGCTACTTAAAGGGTATTGTAACCAATAGAGACCTGCGTTTTGAAAAAGACAATAACCGCCCAATCATCGAGGTAATGACTACAGAAAATCTCGTAACAGCGGCAGAGGGAACTTCTTTGGATGATGCAGAAGAGATATTGCAAGAACACAAAATTGAAAAACTTCCCGTAGTGGGAAATGATAATAAGCTTATCGGCCTAATTACGTTTAGGGATATTACCAAGCTCACACAAAAGCCGATTGCCAATAAAGATGTATTTGGTCGCCTAAGGGTCGCAGCTGCCATTGGTGTCACAGGAGATGCTTTAGAAAGAGCGCAAGCATTGGTTTATGCAGGGGTGGATGCAGTAGTGATTGACACGGCTCATGGACATACCCGTGGGGTTGTTACCATTTTGAAGGAAGTAAAGAAAGAGTTTCCAGATCTAGAAGTTGTTGTTGGTAATATTGCAACCCCTGAAGCAGCCAAATATTTGGTAGATAATGGAGCCGATGCGGTAAAAGTAGGTATTGGTCCTGGCTCTATTTGTACCACACGCGTGGTGGCAGGAGTAGGTTTTCCTCAGTTTTCGGCAGTATTAGAAGTTGCCAATGCACTTAAAGGAACCGGTGTTCCTGTTATTGCAGATGGAGGTATAAGATATACGGGGGACATCCCTAAGGCTATTGCTGCTGGAGCAGACTGCGTAATGCTGGGGTCTTTATTGGCGGGAACAAAAGAATCTCCAGGTGAAACCATTATTTACGACGGAAGAAAATACAAATCCTATCGTGGAATGGGTTCTGTAGAAGCTATGCAACACGGTAGTAAAGATCGTTACTTTCAAGATGTAGAAGACGATCTAAAAAAATTGGTTCCAGAAGGAATTGTAGGACGCGTACCTTACAAAGGCGAATTGTTTGAGAGCATGCATCAATTTATTGGCGGACTTCGAGCTGGAATGGGATATTGTGGCGCTGGAAGCATAGAAAATCTTAAGGAGAACGGACGCTTTGTAAAAATAACTTCTAGTGGTATACATGAAAGTCATCCCCACGATGTTACCATAACAAATGAAGCTCCTAATTACAGTCGATAATAAGAGATAAGCTTTGTTCTTAAGAGGTAGTTTGGATTTTC from Galbibacter sp. BG1 harbors:
- the guaB gene encoding IMP dehydrogenase; the encoded protein is MEAHNAKFVGEGLTYDDVLLVPNYSEVLPREVNIQTKFTRNITINVPIVSAAMDTVTESRMAIAMAREGGIGVLHKNMSIEQQALKVRKVKRAESGMIIDPVTLPLTAKVEDAKNSMREHSIGGIPIVDENGYLKGIVTNRDLRFEKDNNRPIIEVMTTENLVTAAEGTSLDDAEEILQEHKIEKLPVVGNDNKLIGLITFRDITKLTQKPIANKDVFGRLRVAAAIGVTGDALERAQALVYAGVDAVVIDTAHGHTRGVVTILKEVKKEFPDLEVVVGNIATPEAAKYLVDNGADAVKVGIGPGSICTTRVVAGVGFPQFSAVLEVANALKGTGVPVIADGGIRYTGDIPKAIAAGADCVMLGSLLAGTKESPGETIIYDGRKYKSYRGMGSVEAMQHGSKDRYFQDVEDDLKKLVPEGIVGRVPYKGELFESMHQFIGGLRAGMGYCGAGSIENLKENGRFVKITSSGIHESHPHDVTITNEAPNYSR